In Catenulispora sp. MAP5-51, the genomic stretch GGGCAAGGTCGGGGTCTCCTCGCAGGCCTGGCTGCAGGACACGCACCTGGCGCTGCCGGCGCTGATCGCGGTCGGGATCTGGAAGAACTTCGGCTTCTCGATGATCGTCCTGCTCGCCGGCGTCCAGGGGGTCCGCAAGGAGCTCCTGGAGGCCGCGACCCTGGACGGCGCCGGCCCGGTCGCGCGGTTCCGGCACGTGACCCTGCCGGCCCTGCGCCCGGCGATCCTGTTCACGGTCGTGATCGGCACGGTCAACGCCCTGCAGCTGTTCGACCTGACGTACGTGATGACCGACGGCGGGCCGCTGTTCCACACCGAGTCCATCGTCATGTACCTCTACCAGCGCGGATTCGTCGACTTCCGGCTCGGCTACGCCAGCGCGATCGCCTGGGTGCTGTTCCTGATCATCATCGCCGTCTCCGTCGTGCAACTCCGAATGCTGAGGTACCGCGATGACGACTGAGCTCACCACGCAGGCCTCGTCGCTGCCGGCCGGCACCCCGGCCTGGGCCGTCCCGGTGCTGCGCACGGCCAGATCCTCCGCCAGGGTTCTGGCCTGGGCAGTCCTCTCGATCGCGGCGCTGGTCACGATCGTGCCGTTCCTGTGGATGCTCGGGGTGGCCTTCCGCACCCCGGCGGACCTGTACGCCGATCCGTCCCGGCTGTGGCCGGACCACTGGTCGGTCTCGGGCTTCCACGCGGTGTTCACCCAGCTGCCGTTCTTCCGGCTGGCGGTGAACAGTGTCGTGTTCGCCGGCGGTACCACGGTGTTGCTGCTGCTGATCGACTCGCTGTGCGCCTACGCGCTGGCCCGGCTGCGGTTCCGCGGGCAGAACTTCGTGTTCTGGGTCATCCTGCTCACGCTCATGGTGCCCTTCCAGGTCATGCTGATCCCGCTGTTCCTCACCGTGTTCCACCTGGGCTGGCTGAACACCTTCCAGGGCCTGATCATCCCGCGCTCGGTGAGCGCGCTGGGCATCTTCATGCTCCGCCAGTTCTTCATCAAGATCCCCAAGGAGCTGGACGAGGCAGCGAAGATGGACGGCGCCGGGCCCCTGCGCATCTACTGGCAGATCATCATGCCGCTGGCCCGTCCGGCCCTGGCCTCGCTGTTCGTCATCCAGTTCATGGCGCTGTGGAACGACTTCCTGTGGCCGCTGGTCATCTCCAGCGACACCGACATGCGGACCCTGCCCTCCGCTCTGACCTTGTTCTCCAGCACCTCGGGCGTCGACCACGCCGCACTCATGGCCGGCGCCGCGATCTCCCTGGCGCCCCTGGCCATCGCCTTCCTGCTCGCCCAGCGGTTCTTCACCGAGGGCATCGCCGCAACAGGTATCAAGTAAAAGGAACATCCCCTTGCTGACAGCACACGCCACCCTCGACCCGGCCTTCCGGATCGCGCCGGTCGACCGCCGCCTGTTCGGTTCTTTCGTGGAGCACATGGGCCGCTGCGTCTACGGCGGCATCTACGAGCCCGGACACTCCGAGTCCGACCCCGACGGCGCCCGCCTGGACGTCCTGGAGCTGACCCGCGAGCTCGGGATCAGCGTCATCCGCTACCCCGGCGGGAACTTCGTGTCCGGCTACCGCTGGGAGGACGGCGTCGGCCCGGTCTCCGAGCGGCCCCGGCGCCTGGACCAGGCCTGGCGGTCCATCGAGACCAACGAGTTCGGGCTGAACGAGTTCATGGCCTGGGCCGCTCGGGCGCGGGTGGAGCCGATGATGGCGGTGAACCTGGGCACCCGCGGCATCCAGGAGGCCTGCGATCTGCTGGAGTACGCCAACCACCCCGGCGGCACCTACTTCTCCGACCTTCGCCGCAAGCACGGCGTCGAGCAGCCGCACGACATCAAGCTGTGGTGCCTGGGCAACGAGATGGACGGCCCCTGGCAGACCGGGCACAAGACCGCCGAGGAGTACGGCCGGCTGGCCGCCGAGACCGCCAAGGCGATGCGCCAGGTGGACCCGCGCATCGAGCTGGTGGCCTGCGGCAGCTCGAACGCGCAGATGCCGACCTTCGGCTCCTGGGAGTCCACGGTCCTGGAGCACACCTTCGACTACGTGGACTACATCTCCCTGCACGCCTACTACGAGCAGCACGGCCAGGACCGCGCCAGCTTCCTGGGCGCCGCGGTCGGGATGGACCGCTTCATCGACGGCGTGGTGGCCACCGCGGACCACGTCTCGGCCAAGAAGAAGTCCCGCAAGAAGCTCAACCTGTCCTTCGACGAGTGGAACCTTTGGCAGGAGAGCCGTTTCGCCGGCCACACCAACCTGGACTGGGAGCAGGCGCCGCGGCTGATCGAGGACACCTACACCGTGCAGGACGCGGTGGTCTTCGGCAGCCTGCTGATGTCCCTGCTGCGCCACGCCGACCGGGTCACCATCGCGTGCCTGGCACAGCTGGTGAACGTGATCGGCCCGATCCGCGCCGAGCCGGACCGTCCGGCCTGGGCGCAGACCATCTTCCACCCCTTCGCGCTCACCGCCCGCCACGCGGCCGGGGACGTGCTGAGGGTTCCTACGGCCACCTCCCTCTACGACACCGACGAGCACGGCGACGTGCCGCTGGTGGACGTGGTGGCCACGCACGACCGCGAAAGCGGGCAGGTCACGGTGTTCGCGATGAACCGGCACACCGAGGACCCGGCCCGCCTGGAGATCGACCTGCGGGCGTTCGGCGACCTGGTGGTGGCCGAACACCTGCATCTCGGCGGCGAGCAGGACCTCGACGCCGTGAACTCGATCGAGACGCCCACGGCGATAGCGCCGGAGAGCGTCGACGGCGCGAGCACCGAGGGGCGGCGCCTGACGGCTTCCCTGCCGCCGGTGTCCTGGAACATGATCCGGCTCGTTCCCACCGACCGGTAAAGCCCTGATTCCACACCAGCCGGGGGCCCGTGCCCCCGGCCGGTGGTTCCTGCTCGCGTCACCTGCCATCCCATCGAGCAAGTGATTGGAACCAGATGTTCAATCGCTCCACACCGGCGTTCCCGCGCCGATTGCTCTCCCTGTTGGGCGCGCTGCTCGCAGTCGCCGCCATGCTGGTCCTCAGCCCTCCGTCGCGTGCGGCGGCCGGCGGCTCCTCGGCCTCGGCCTCGACCTCTACCTCGACCTCTACCTCCACCCTGCCCTGCGACACATTCGGCAGCGGCGGCACGCCGTGCGTCGCCGCGTACAGCTCGGTCCGTGCCATGTACGCGACCTACAACGGCCCGCTCTACCAGGTGACGCGCGCCTCCGACGGCGCGGCGTCCGACATCGGACTGCTGGCCGCCGGCGGCTACTCCAACGCCGCCGCGCAGGACTCGTTCTGCGCCGGCACGGTCTGCACCATCACGAAGATCTACGACCAGTCGTCGAACCACAACGACCTCACCATCGCCCCGGTCGGCGACGCCGGGTCCAGCGACGTGGGCGCGCGCGCCGACGCGCTGCCGGTCACCGTCGGCGGCCACAAGGCCTACGGCATCGCCACGTTCCCCCGCACCGGCTACCGGCGCTCGGTGGGGACCGGGGTCGCGACCGGCAGCCAGCCGGAGTCGATGTACGAGGTGGCCAGCGGCACCAACGCGACCAACGGCTGTTGCTCGGACTTCGGCAACGTCGAGAACGCCTCGAAGGACACCGGCGCGGCGCACATGGACGCGCTGATCGTCTCCTCCTATTGCAGTGCTTCGCCGTGCTCGGGGCCGGGGCCGTGGATCCAGGCCGACCTGGAGAACGGCGTGTTCATGGGCAACGGATCCGGCAATCCGTCCAACACGACGCTGCACAGTCCGTTCGTCACAGCGGTACTGCGCAACGACGGGACGGCGAACTTCGCCCTGGACGGAGGTGATGCGACGCAGCCAACGGTGCCATCGCTGTACAGCGGTGCACTGCCATCGGGATACGCGCCGATGAAGAAGGAAGGCGGCATCGCCCTGGGCACCGGCGGTGACAACAGCAACGCCGCTCCGGGCGCGTTCTTCGAGGGCGCGATGACATCGGGGTACGCCTCGAACGCCACTGTCGCCTCGCTGCAGACCAATATTTCCTCGGCTGCTTATACCGGCACCTCCGGCGGCGGTCCGGGCGTCGGGATCACCGGTCCCGGCGGCAAGTGCCTGGACGTCTACGGTGACGACAACGGTGGCGACGGCACCAACGTCGACCTGTGGGACTGCAAGCACGACGCGGTCGACCAGCACTGGGAGTACATGCGCAACACGCCGCTGGTGTACATCACCGGCGGGACTCCTGAGTACCAGTACGACTTGAAGACGCTCGGCCGCTGTCTGGACATCAAGGGCAACGGCACCGCCTCCGGTACGCAGGTCGAGCTGTGGGACTGTAATGGCGTCGGCGGGCAGCAGTGGGTCCCGCAATCGAACGGCACGCTGCTGAACCCGCAGTCAGGGCTCTGTCTCACCAGTCCGGGCGGCAGCACCACCGACGGTGTCGTACTGGACATCGAGGCCTGCACCGGGAGCGCGGGGCAGCGGTTCATCATCTCCCCCGGACCGGTGTTCCAGAGCACGCCGATCAACGCCCCGGCCGGCAAGTGCGTCGACAACGCCAACGGGACCTCCGGTGCCGACGGCGCGAACGTCGTCATCACCGCCTGCGCCCGCGAGGCGAACGGCCAGGCCTGGTGGAAGAACTCGGACGGTTCGATCACCACGCTGGGGCTGTGCCTGGACATCAAGGGCAACGTCACCACCGCCGGCACGCAGGTCGAGCTGTGGGACTGTAATGGCGTTGGCGGGCAGAAGTGGGTGCAGCAGGCTGACGGGTCGCTGCTGAACCCGCAGTCGGGCCTGTGCTTGACGGATCCCGGCGGCAACTCGTCGAACGGCACCGTGCTCGACATCGAGTCCTGCACCGGCGCCGCCTCGCAGAAGTTCGCCGTCTCCGGCGGCGCGGCGGTCAACGCACCCGGCGGCAAGTGCATGGACGTCGCGGGCAACGACCCCTACGGCGGCTTCGGCTTCGCGGTGCAGCTGTGGGACTGCATCCCGACGGCGGTGGATCAGCACTGGGTCCACACCGCGTCGAACACGCTGGAGACCCTGACCCGCTGCCTGGACATCGACGGTGACTCCACGGCGGTCGGCGCCAAGGTGGAGCTGTGGAACTGCAACGGCATCGGCGGGCAGCAGTGGGTGCAGCAGGCTGACGGGACGCTGCTGAACCCCCAGTCCGGCCTGTGCCTGACCGATCCCGGCGCCAACACCGCGAACGGCACGGTCCTGGACATCGAGGCCTGCGTCGGGGCGGCAGACCAGGTGTTCACGTATCAGAGCACGGCGGCCCTGACCCCCGGCACGGAGGTCTCGTTCCGGGCGACGACGCCGTGCTGCACGTCGGACTACATCCGTCATCAGAACGGAGTGGCGAAGATCTCGGGTATCAACGGCGGCAACCCGACTCTGGACAAGCAGGACGCTACCTGGATCGTTCACCAGGGCTTGAGCAACAGCTCGTGCCTGTCGTTCGAGGCGAAGGACTTCGCCAACGGGTACCTGCGCCAGAGCAGCGGCGCGGTGTATCAGCAGCAGAACGATGGGAGCGCGCAGTTCGCGTCGGACGCGACGTTCTGTCCGACGCGCGCGAATAATGGGAACGGGCAGGGGGTGTCGCTGTATTCAGTGGCGAACCCGTCGCTGTTCCTGCGGCATTACAACGGGCAGGTGTATATCGCGAGCAATGGCGGTTCCGATGCTTGGGACGCTACGAGCTCGTGGGCGGATGACAGTAGTTTCATTGCGACGGTGGGGTGGGCGCCGTGATGTGTGGCTGCTGATTTAGTGGGCTGCTGATGGCGGGCGCCGGTTCTGGGAGCGTGATGTTTCCGGGGCCGGCGCCTCTGCTTTCGCTTTTGCTTTTGCTCTTGCTCTTGCTCTTGCTCTCGAGTGGCGGCTGGGGGTCTCCATGTTCACAACCACGCACAGGTCCGAGTCACTGCGCACGCGTTTGGTCTGGCGGGTGTCTGCCGCGTTTGGTGGGTGCCTAAGATCAAGAGCAGGTGCCTCCGGCGGGCGCTCTACAGCGGGGGGTGCCCCCTGCGGGCCTGCTTGATGGCGGCGGCCCGCGACTGTTCGGCTTTGTCTTCGTGCGTGGGCGCGTCGCGTTGTTCGGTGGCGGTGCTGCTTGTGGTCACCGTGTTCCGGGTCCCCCGAACAAACCCCCCTCTATGGGATGCGGGATCCACCTGTCACACGGTGGTCGGCCCTCGATAGCCGACTCCCGTGTGAGACGTGGATCCCGTAAACCATGTGCGAAGCCGTAAGACAATGCCCTTAAGCCACCAACAAACCGGCAGCCTTATACGCAGCGGCAATAAGCCGATCGTTCTCCGGCCCCGGTGCTGCGGGGAACGGCATGCGCCGCCGCGTGTACCCGTAGGCGATGCCGTTGCGCGGATCGGCGAACGCCTGCTGGCCGCCGGCGCCGCTGTGGCCGAAGGAGCCCTGGCCGAGTTGTGGGTAGTACTCGGCGACCGCGTGGAATCCGACGGTGAAGGCCTTCGGCATGCCGAGGACGGCGTCGGTGCCGATGGACTGGATCTGGCCGACCGTGCCGAGTGTGTCGGGGGTGAGCAGCGGGTCGGCGCCGTCGACCGTGCTGATCGCGGCGGCGTACATCCGGGCCAGGCCGCGCGCTGAGGCGACGCCGCCGAAGGACGCGGTGCCCAGCGTGCGCACCACCTGATGGTTCGGCAGCTCCCACACTTGCGGACCTCCCGGCCGGTGGCGGTTGAAGGCTATGCCGTTGAGGCTGGTCGGGGCCTTGGTGTCGCGGGCGAGTTCGGCCAGGCGCTCGGGGGTCTCGAGCATCGGGAGCGTGGGGCGGTAGCGCGGTTCGAGCTCGGCCGGGAGCCCTAGATGGAAGTCGACGGCGTGGGCCTTGGTCATGCGCTCGGAGAACAGGTCCTGCAGGCTGCTGCCGGTTGCGCGGCGTACCACCTCGGCGCTGAGTGCGCCCATGACCAGCGCGTGGTAGCCGAACGCAGTGCCCGGCCGCCAGTACGGACGCTGCGCGCCCAGCCGCTCGGCCACCACCCGGTCGTCGGCGAGTTCCTCCAGGCTGAAGCCGGCGTCGGCGCCGACCAGTCCGGACCGGTGCGCGGTCAGTTCGCGCAGTGTCAGGTCGCCCTTGCCGGCGGCCGCGAACTCCGGCCAGTAGTGGCTGACCTTCTGCTCGTAGTCCAGGACTCCGTCCTGCACGAGTGAGGCGACGATCAGGTGCGTGGCGCCTTTGGAGGCGGAGTACGCACCGAACAACGCGTCGCCGTCGATGTCCGGGCCGGTCCACAGGTCCACGACCTGGTGCCCGTGTCGGTACAGCGCGACCTGCGCGGCGTAGTCGGCGCCCTGGCCGGCGGCGATCGCGGCGAACTCCTCGCGGACCTGCTCGAAGCCGTTCGCCACCGTGCCGTGGATCTGGTTCTGATGCTTCATGCGACCAGGGTAGCCGATTTAGAGACCAGTGGTCACTAAATGGTCGAGGGATTCACATCTGTGAACGCCAATCACTTATCTGAAGTTTTACTCGCCAACTCCTTGTGCGGGCCCGTATACGCGTACGAAATTGTGAGTCCCCACACCGATGCAGGAGCCAGCACATGAGCTTTGCTTCCGCGCGCGCCCTCACGGCCGCCGCACTCGCCGTCGCCGCACTCTGTGCCGCCGGGACCGCCCAAGCCCAGCAACATGCCGCGCCGGCCGCCGGCCTGGCCATCACCGTTCACCCCGGCCAGATCGGCCATCAACTGCGTCCCGGCTTCGTCGGGCTCTCCTTCGGCGCCGCGACGGTCGCCGCCGACGACTACTCCAGTACCGACCTCGCCGGGTATCTCAGGACCCTTGGTTCCGGCGGCGTGCTGCGGGTCGGGGGCAACTCCGGCGACGGCACGTTCTGGACCTCCACCGGCGAGACCGCCCCGGCCTGGGCCACCTCCGGCACCATCACGCCGGACAAGCTCCGGCACCTGGCCACGATCGCGCACGCGACCGGCTGGAAGGTGATCCTGGCGGTGAACCTCAAGCACCGCGATCCGGCGCGCGCCGCCGACGAGGCGAAGTATGCGCGGCAGATCTTCGGCCGGTCGTTGCTGGCGATCGAGGTGGGCAACGAGCCGAACTTCTACGAGACCGACGCCGCCGCCTACTACGCCGACTTCGAGACGTACGCCTCGGCCATCCGCGCCGCCGTCCCCGGCATCGGCCTGACCGGCCCGGACGCCGAGACGAACCACGCCTCCTGGCTGGCCGGCTTCGCCGACGCCGACGCCGCGCACCCGGACGTCTCGCTGGTCACCGACCACACCTACCCGACCAGTGCCTGCGGCGGCCAGGTCGCCACCATCGCGCAGCTGCTGAGCACGGCCTCGACGCAGTACGAGAACGCCAACGCGCAGGCGGCCCTGAGCGCGGCGGGCCAACTGCACGTCCCGGCGGCGATGACCGAGACCAACTCGACGGTCTGCGCGGGCACGGCCGGCGTCAGCGACACCTTCGCCTCGGCGCTGTGGGCCCTGGACTACAACCTGCTGCTCGCCCAGGACGGCATCACCAGCGCCGAGTTCATGGACGGCACCAACGCAGCAGGCTGCGACCCTTACACCCCGCTGTGCCCGACGACCGGCGACCTGACCCCGCGCCCGTTGTACTACGGCATGCTGGCCACGTCACTGGTCGGCAGCGGCGACTTCGTGGCGCTGGACAACCCGGACGCGGCCGACGTGCGCGCCTACGCGGTGCGGGAAGGCGGGCATCTGACGGTCGTGCTCGACGACGTGCAGGACCCGGCGAACCACGCGGCGACGACCGTGAACCTGGCCCTCGGACTGCCTGGCCTGAACCACGGAAGCGCCACGACGCTGGCCACCACCTCGGCGGCCGGCCTCGCGGCCACCACCGACATCACGCTCGGCGGACAGCAGGTCGGGGCGCACGGGGCCTTCCCGGCACCGCGGCACACGCCGGTCTCGGTGCACCACGGGAGCGCGAGTGTGACCGTGCAGGCGGGCAGTGCGGTGATCATCCGGTTCAGTTGAGCGCTGCCGCGCTATCCTGGATGCCATACGAACGCCGCCCCGCCCCAGCGTCGGGGCGGCGTCATCCCCGTCGATGGCCCAGGCGCGCCGCGAAGCGCCACCAACGAAATGAAGAGCCCGATGAACTCTCTGCCGGAGCCGCAGAAGACCACCTGGTGACCGCGTCCGCCGTGCGGGTGAAGTCCCCCCGCGATCTGCGCACCGAACGCCGCCACCGCTCCCACAGCTGCTGGGACCACCTCATCGCCGCACCCCTGTGGCCCATGCACGAAGCCAACCTCGGCACCCTGCTGCGCACCTGCGACGCGGTCGGGGCGTGCCTGGCCGTGCCGAGGCTGCGCTGGGTGCCGGAGGCCCTGGCACGCGGCAACACCCTGCGAAAGCCCGCGTGCGTGCACTGGACCGGCGACCAGCTCACCTGGCTGGCCCGGCAGCAGGCCCGCAAGGACACCACCATCGTCGGCGCCGAACTCGCCGACGAGGCGGTGCGCCTGGCCGACCTGCCGACCGCCCGCAACCGCACCGTCCTGGTCCTCGGGCACGAACGCGACGGCATCCCGCCGGACGCGGTGGAACTGCTCGACGTGGCGGTCGAGATCCCCATGATCGGGACCGGGGCCAGCCTCAACGTCGCGGTCGCCGGTTCGCTGGTTTTGTACCGGCTGGCCGGGCTGCTGTGAGCCGGAGCCCGCTGCGGCTCTATCGGCCAGTCGAGTGAGACATCCCCGGCCGCGTTTCACCGAAGGCCGCGGCGGGTGACCTTGATCGCTGGGAGGGCAACGTATTCCGACAATCACACCACTGAAGATCCAGCGGAAAGGTGAAAGCCGAATCATGCCCAAGGGCCGTAGGCTCACCGGCGATCACGAGTTCGAGAGCTGACCGGGCACTGTGGGATAGCGTCATGGGATGCCGCAGATATTGGTGCTCGCCGGAGACGTCAACTTGCAGGGCCGCGCGGATCCCGCCTCCGCCTTCACGCATGTGAAGGACCTGCTGGCGTCCGCCGACGTGCGCTTCGTCAATCTCGAAGGCGTGTTGTGCGGGTCCCGGGACGATCCGCTCGACCCTGACATCGCGCACAAGCCGGGCTGGCGCCACTCCGAGCCGGACATGGTCAAGGGCCTGGTCGCGGCCGGTATCGACGCGGTCGGCGTCGCCAACAACGTCACGTTCCCGCCGAGTGCGGTGCTGGCCGGTCTGGACACCCTCGACGGCGCCGGCATCGCGCACTGCGGCGCCGGCGCCGACCTGCGGCACGCCCATCGCCCTGTCGTGCTCGAACGGGACGGCACCCGGTTCGGGTTCCTGGCCTACACCTCCATCTGCTGGCCCTTCGGGATGGCCGCCGGGATACAGACAGCGGGGGTGGCGAGCCTGCGCGCCTCGACGTCCTACGTTCCCGACCTGCGGTCGGCCGAGGTTCCCGGCCGGCCGCCGCGCGTCCTGACCGAGCCGGTTCTCCACGAGCTGGCCGCGATGGTCCGGGACGTGGAAGAACTGCGGACCCGCTGCGACGTCCTGGTCGTCTCCTGCCACTGGGGCGTGGCCGGCGACACTGTGTGCGACTACCAGCAGGCCATCGGCCGTGCTGCCATCGACGCCGGCGCGGACCTCGTCATGGGCCACGGGCCGCACACGCTTCAGGGCGTCGAGCCGTACCGCGGCCGACCGATCTTCTACAGCCTTGGGAACTTCGTCTTCGACTGGCCCGCGATGACCGGCCGGCATCTCGATGGGCTCGTCCTGCGCTGTCGGATCGAGGACCGCCGTCTGCGCAGCGTCGAACTTCGTCCGGTCCGCCGCGGGCGCGACAACGACGTGCGGCCGCTGACCGGTGACGATGCCGCAGACGTTCTCCACCGAGTCGCCGCCCTTTCCGCGGGGTTCGGCTCCCCTGTTTCCGCTGACGGGGTCGTGACCATCTCCTGAGACAGGAGCGCGAACGCCTGGCCGCGGGCGACAACCCGCGGCC encodes the following:
- a CDS encoding alpha-N-arabinofuranosidase, whose protein sequence is MLTAHATLDPAFRIAPVDRRLFGSFVEHMGRCVYGGIYEPGHSESDPDGARLDVLELTRELGISVIRYPGGNFVSGYRWEDGVGPVSERPRRLDQAWRSIETNEFGLNEFMAWAARARVEPMMAVNLGTRGIQEACDLLEYANHPGGTYFSDLRRKHGVEQPHDIKLWCLGNEMDGPWQTGHKTAEEYGRLAAETAKAMRQVDPRIELVACGSSNAQMPTFGSWESTVLEHTFDYVDYISLHAYYEQHGQDRASFLGAAVGMDRFIDGVVATADHVSAKKKSRKKLNLSFDEWNLWQESRFAGHTNLDWEQAPRLIEDTYTVQDAVVFGSLLMSLLRHADRVTIACLAQLVNVIGPIRAEPDRPAWAQTIFHPFALTARHAAGDVLRVPTATSLYDTDEHGDVPLVDVVATHDRESGQVTVFAMNRHTEDPARLEIDLRAFGDLVVAEHLHLGGEQDLDAVNSIETPTAIAPESVDGASTEGRRLTASLPPVSWNMIRLVPTDR
- a CDS encoding TrmH family RNA methyltransferase, translating into MTASAVRVKSPRDLRTERRHRSHSCWDHLIAAPLWPMHEANLGTLLRTCDAVGACLAVPRLRWVPEALARGNTLRKPACVHWTGDQLTWLARQQARKDTTIVGAELADEAVRLADLPTARNRTVLVLGHERDGIPPDAVELLDVAVEIPMIGTGASLNVAVAGSLVLYRLAGLL
- a CDS encoding glycosyl hydrolase family protein, with protein sequence MSFASARALTAAALAVAALCAAGTAQAQQHAAPAAGLAITVHPGQIGHQLRPGFVGLSFGAATVAADDYSSTDLAGYLRTLGSGGVLRVGGNSGDGTFWTSTGETAPAWATSGTITPDKLRHLATIAHATGWKVILAVNLKHRDPARAADEAKYARQIFGRSLLAIEVGNEPNFYETDAAAYYADFETYASAIRAAVPGIGLTGPDAETNHASWLAGFADADAAHPDVSLVTDHTYPTSACGGQVATIAQLLSTASTQYENANAQAALSAAGQLHVPAAMTETNSTVCAGTAGVSDTFASALWALDYNLLLAQDGITSAEFMDGTNAAGCDPYTPLCPTTGDLTPRPLYYGMLATSLVGSGDFVALDNPDAADVRAYAVREGGHLTVVLDDVQDPANHAATTVNLALGLPGLNHGSATTLATTSAAGLAATTDITLGGQQVGAHGAFPAPRHTPVSVHHGSASVTVQAGSAVIIRFS
- a CDS encoding serine hydrolase domain-containing protein, with amino-acid sequence MKHQNQIHGTVANGFEQVREEFAAIAAGQGADYAAQVALYRHGHQVVDLWTGPDIDGDALFGAYSASKGATHLIVASLVQDGVLDYEQKVSHYWPEFAAAGKGDLTLRELTAHRSGLVGADAGFSLEELADDRVVAERLGAQRPYWRPGTAFGYHALVMGALSAEVVRRATGSSLQDLFSERMTKAHAVDFHLGLPAELEPRYRPTLPMLETPERLAELARDTKAPTSLNGIAFNRHRPGGPQVWELPNHQVVRTLGTASFGGVASARGLARMYAAAISTVDGADPLLTPDTLGTVGQIQSIGTDAVLGMPKAFTVGFHAVAEYYPQLGQGSFGHSGAGGQQAFADPRNGIAYGYTRRRMPFPAAPGPENDRLIAAAYKAAGLLVA
- a CDS encoding carbohydrate ABC transporter permease, translated to MTTELTTQASSLPAGTPAWAVPVLRTARSSARVLAWAVLSIAALVTIVPFLWMLGVAFRTPADLYADPSRLWPDHWSVSGFHAVFTQLPFFRLAVNSVVFAGGTTVLLLLIDSLCAYALARLRFRGQNFVFWVILLTLMVPFQVMLIPLFLTVFHLGWLNTFQGLIIPRSVSALGIFMLRQFFIKIPKELDEAAKMDGAGPLRIYWQIIMPLARPALASLFVIQFMALWNDFLWPLVISSDTDMRTLPSALTLFSSTSGVDHAALMAGAAISLAPLAIAFLLAQRFFTEGIAATGIK
- a CDS encoding arabinofuranosidase catalytic domain-containing protein; the encoded protein is MFNRSTPAFPRRLLSLLGALLAVAAMLVLSPPSRAAAGGSSASASTSTSTSTSTLPCDTFGSGGTPCVAAYSSVRAMYATYNGPLYQVTRASDGAASDIGLLAAGGYSNAAAQDSFCAGTVCTITKIYDQSSNHNDLTIAPVGDAGSSDVGARADALPVTVGGHKAYGIATFPRTGYRRSVGTGVATGSQPESMYEVASGTNATNGCCSDFGNVENASKDTGAAHMDALIVSSYCSASPCSGPGPWIQADLENGVFMGNGSGNPSNTTLHSPFVTAVLRNDGTANFALDGGDATQPTVPSLYSGALPSGYAPMKKEGGIALGTGGDNSNAAPGAFFEGAMTSGYASNATVASLQTNISSAAYTGTSGGGPGVGITGPGGKCLDVYGDDNGGDGTNVDLWDCKHDAVDQHWEYMRNTPLVYITGGTPEYQYDLKTLGRCLDIKGNGTASGTQVELWDCNGVGGQQWVPQSNGTLLNPQSGLCLTSPGGSTTDGVVLDIEACTGSAGQRFIISPGPVFQSTPINAPAGKCVDNANGTSGADGANVVITACAREANGQAWWKNSDGSITTLGLCLDIKGNVTTAGTQVELWDCNGVGGQKWVQQADGSLLNPQSGLCLTDPGGNSSNGTVLDIESCTGAASQKFAVSGGAAVNAPGGKCMDVAGNDPYGGFGFAVQLWDCIPTAVDQHWVHTASNTLETLTRCLDIDGDSTAVGAKVELWNCNGIGGQQWVQQADGTLLNPQSGLCLTDPGANTANGTVLDIEACVGAADQVFTYQSTAALTPGTEVSFRATTPCCTSDYIRHQNGVAKISGINGGNPTLDKQDATWIVHQGLSNSSCLSFEAKDFANGYLRQSSGAVYQQQNDGSAQFASDATFCPTRANNGNGQGVSLYSVANPSLFLRHYNGQVYIASNGGSDAWDATSSWADDSSFIATVGWAP
- a CDS encoding CapA family protein, translating into MPQILVLAGDVNLQGRADPASAFTHVKDLLASADVRFVNLEGVLCGSRDDPLDPDIAHKPGWRHSEPDMVKGLVAAGIDAVGVANNVTFPPSAVLAGLDTLDGAGIAHCGAGADLRHAHRPVVLERDGTRFGFLAYTSICWPFGMAAGIQTAGVASLRASTSYVPDLRSAEVPGRPPRVLTEPVLHELAAMVRDVEELRTRCDVLVVSCHWGVAGDTVCDYQQAIGRAAIDAGADLVMGHGPHTLQGVEPYRGRPIFYSLGNFVFDWPAMTGRHLDGLVLRCRIEDRRLRSVELRPVRRGRDNDVRPLTGDDAADVLHRVAALSAGFGSPVSADGVVTIS